A window from Festucalex cinctus isolate MCC-2025b chromosome 4, RoL_Fcin_1.0, whole genome shotgun sequence encodes these proteins:
- the ogfod1 gene encoding prolyl 3-hydroxylase OGFOD1 isoform X1, translating into MASKRQQGECIKSNKKKRKINNCEETVELCRDVTDENVRTAVKEAWSQKSHLTHGDLELDCHPFPHCVIKNFIRSEQFLENLQTELLSLNFHAKSNDLYKFKQSDDLRKRTEPHIAGLRSALFIQFRLWLEDVLGVKLEPTVDISCAKYEYTDILLCHDDELEGRRVAFILYLVPPWLSSDGGSLDLYATDGNFQPQSVVKSLVPSWNTLVLFEVSPVSFHQVSEVLSQDKCRLSLSGWFHGQSLERPPRHIEPPVLRSEHLPRDETLLLEWINPLYLDISYQERIQEEFEESSEIQLKDFLREEKFSQVCEVMQLAQIQWMRKGPANKRCYEAACLDTLPECVSACWELLQSEAFFLLLSNFTGLRLHYLCPADDDEDDDGGENKDKERKESCKKDDKATGSSNEASNESEPSTPKCCGELRRWSHGSYTLLHDGEAARAEYALDLILPFSCAGWQSEFGGFSCYVANEEDEELLTIYPEDNSLALVYRDKETLKFVKHVNHRSNSDSSTGDGRQGFGSRTLDWMCRSVSPVTLSRCKPALALQR; encoded by the exons ATGGCATCTAAAAGGCAACAAGGCGAATGTATAAAGTCAAACAAGAAGAAAAGGAAGATAAATAACTGCGAAGAAACAGTGGAACTTTGCCGAGACGTTACAGACGAGAACGTGAGGACGGCAGTGAAGGAGGCGTGGAGCCAGAAATCTCACTTAACCCATG GTGATTTGGAGTTGGACTGCCATCCTTTTCCTCATTGCGTCATCAAAAACTTCATCAGAAGTGAGCAATTCTTGGAGAACCTGCAGACAGAACTGCTCTCGCTAAACTTTCACGCAAAGTCCAATGATCTCTACAAATTTAAACAG TCAGATGACTTGAGAAAGCGAACCGAACCACACATAGCAGGCCTAAG ATCAGCACTGTTCATTCAATTCCGACTATGGCTTGAGGATGTTTTAGGTGTGAAATTGGAGCCCACTGTGGATATTTCTTGTGCAAAATATGAATACACCG ATATTCTTTTGTGTCATGATGATGAACTGGAGGGGAGGCGTGTGGCCTTCATTCTTTACCTAGTCCCCCCATGGCTGAGCAGTGATGGGGGTTCCCTCGATCTTTACGCAACAGACG GTAATTTCCAACCTCAGAGTGTTGTCAAGTCTCTCGTGCCTTCTTGGAATACGCTCGTACTTTTCGAAGTGTCTCCTGTCTCCTTTCACCAA GTGTCTGAGGTGTTGTCACAGGACAAGTGTCGTCTGTCTCTCAGCGGGTGGTTTCACGGACAGTCTCTAGAGCGTCCTCCTCGCCATATAGAGCCTCCCGTCTTACGAAGCGAGCACTTACCGAGAGAT GAGACATTGCTGCTGGAGTGGATCAATCCACTCTACCTGGATATTTCCTACCAGGAGCGGATTCAGGAAGAGTTTGAGGAAAGCTCTGAAATTCAGCTGAAAGATTTTCTCAGG GAGGAGAAATTCAGCCAAGTGTGTGAAGTCATGCAGTTGGCTCAGATCCAGTGGATGCGGAAAGGTCCGGCCAATAAGAG ATGCTACGAAGCAGCCTGTCTGGACACCTTACCCGAGTGTGTGAGTGCTTGTTGGGAGCTGCTTCAGTCAGAAGCGTTTTTCCTGCTTCTATCCAACTTTACGGGCCTTCGATTGCACTACCTGTGTCCTGCTGATGATGACGAGGACGATGATGGTggtgaaaataaagacaaagaGAGGAAAGAAAGCTGCAAAAAGGATGACAAAGCAACGGGGTCCTCAAATGAAGCAAGCAACGAGTCAG AGCCAAGTACACCCAAGTGTTGTGGTGAACTGCGACGATGGTCCCACGGCAGCTACACTTTACTACACGATGGAGAGGCAGCACGAGCGGAATACGCACTAGACCTCATTTTACCTTTCAGCTGTGCGG gttggCAGTCAGAGTTCGGAGGCTTCAGTTGTTATGTTGCGAACGAAGAGGATGAGGAA CTGCTGACCATCTATCCTGAAGACAATTCCCTCGCTCTGGTCTATAGAGACAAAGAAACCCTCAAATTTGTCAAGCATGTCAACCACAGAAGCAACAGTGATTCATCTACCGGA GATGGCAGACAAGGTTTTGGATCGAGGACCCTGGACTGGATGTGCCGTTCTGTTTCTCCAGTCACTTTGTCCAGATGCAAACCTGCTCTCGCTCTACAAAGATGA
- the ogfod1 gene encoding prolyl 3-hydroxylase OGFOD1 isoform X2: protein MISTNLNRSALFIQFRLWLEDVLGVKLEPTVDISCAKYEYTDILLCHDDELEGRRVAFILYLVPPWLSSDGGSLDLYATDGNFQPQSVVKSLVPSWNTLVLFEVSPVSFHQVSEVLSQDKCRLSLSGWFHGQSLERPPRHIEPPVLRSEHLPRDETLLLEWINPLYLDISYQERIQEEFEESSEIQLKDFLREEKFSQVCEVMQLAQIQWMRKGPANKRCYEAACLDTLPECVSACWELLQSEAFFLLLSNFTGLRLHYLCPADDDEDDDGGENKDKERKESCKKDDKATGSSNEASNESEPSTPKCCGELRRWSHGSYTLLHDGEAARAEYALDLILPFSCAGWQSEFGGFSCYVANEEDEELLTIYPEDNSLALVYRDKETLKFVKHVNHRSNSDSSTGDGRQGFGSRTLDWMCRSVSPVTLSRCKPALALQR from the exons ATGATCTCTACAAATTTAAACAG ATCAGCACTGTTCATTCAATTCCGACTATGGCTTGAGGATGTTTTAGGTGTGAAATTGGAGCCCACTGTGGATATTTCTTGTGCAAAATATGAATACACCG ATATTCTTTTGTGTCATGATGATGAACTGGAGGGGAGGCGTGTGGCCTTCATTCTTTACCTAGTCCCCCCATGGCTGAGCAGTGATGGGGGTTCCCTCGATCTTTACGCAACAGACG GTAATTTCCAACCTCAGAGTGTTGTCAAGTCTCTCGTGCCTTCTTGGAATACGCTCGTACTTTTCGAAGTGTCTCCTGTCTCCTTTCACCAA GTGTCTGAGGTGTTGTCACAGGACAAGTGTCGTCTGTCTCTCAGCGGGTGGTTTCACGGACAGTCTCTAGAGCGTCCTCCTCGCCATATAGAGCCTCCCGTCTTACGAAGCGAGCACTTACCGAGAGAT GAGACATTGCTGCTGGAGTGGATCAATCCACTCTACCTGGATATTTCCTACCAGGAGCGGATTCAGGAAGAGTTTGAGGAAAGCTCTGAAATTCAGCTGAAAGATTTTCTCAGG GAGGAGAAATTCAGCCAAGTGTGTGAAGTCATGCAGTTGGCTCAGATCCAGTGGATGCGGAAAGGTCCGGCCAATAAGAG ATGCTACGAAGCAGCCTGTCTGGACACCTTACCCGAGTGTGTGAGTGCTTGTTGGGAGCTGCTTCAGTCAGAAGCGTTTTTCCTGCTTCTATCCAACTTTACGGGCCTTCGATTGCACTACCTGTGTCCTGCTGATGATGACGAGGACGATGATGGTggtgaaaataaagacaaagaGAGGAAAGAAAGCTGCAAAAAGGATGACAAAGCAACGGGGTCCTCAAATGAAGCAAGCAACGAGTCAG AGCCAAGTACACCCAAGTGTTGTGGTGAACTGCGACGATGGTCCCACGGCAGCTACACTTTACTACACGATGGAGAGGCAGCACGAGCGGAATACGCACTAGACCTCATTTTACCTTTCAGCTGTGCGG gttggCAGTCAGAGTTCGGAGGCTTCAGTTGTTATGTTGCGAACGAAGAGGATGAGGAA CTGCTGACCATCTATCCTGAAGACAATTCCCTCGCTCTGGTCTATAGAGACAAAGAAACCCTCAAATTTGTCAAGCATGTCAACCACAGAAGCAACAGTGATTCATCTACCGGA GATGGCAGACAAGGTTTTGGATCGAGGACCCTGGACTGGATGTGCCGTTCTGTTTCTCCAGTCACTTTGTCCAGATGCAAACCTGCTCTCGCTCTACAAAGATGA
- the tradd gene encoding tumor necrosis factor receptor type 1-associated DEATH domain protein, whose product MYNSAGGLDGCEILKLHDADPFFGVEVKFVDVVSCQQFLESYSSGAVRQSISQHACRLLALAQEFTVETQLKAGTHILDRCLDKLELCLQQIHQSPPGRLRDEEIDRLEERLRREVLGAPPPQQLIQQVPSNCFRFQNKVFEDRMLTAADVQSFANGVGRQWKHVGRTLGRECRALKDTAIDNLAYEYAREGLYEQAYQLLSRFIQAEGRAAKLSRLVRALEDCKLTGLAESILDIQPRE is encoded by the exons atgtaca ATTCCGCAGGAGGTCTGGACGGCTGCGAGATACTCAAGCTTCACGATGCCGATCCCTTCTTCGGAGTGGAGGTGAAGTTTGTGGATGTAGTATCGTGTCAGCAGTTCCTGGAGAGCTACAGCTCTGGAGCCGTTCGTCAGTCCATCTCCCAACATGCCTGTCGGCTCCTCGCTCTGGCACAAGAGTTCACCGTGGAGACCCAGCTCAAAGCCGGGACGCACATTTTGGATCGATGTCTGGACAAGCTGGAGCTTTGTCTACAGCAAATTCACCAGTCACCg CCCGGGCGCCTGCGTGACGAAGAGATCGATCGGCTGGAGGAGCGGCTGCGTCGCGAGGTTCTTGGTGCTCCTCCACCCCAGCAGTTGATACAGCAAGTCCCCAGCAACTGCTTCAGGTTTCAGAATAAAGTGTTTG AGGATCGAATGCTGACGGCAGCAGATGTTCAGAGCTTCGCTAATGGAGTGGGCCGTCAGTGGAAACACGTGGGGAGGACCCTGGGGAGGGAGTGCCGCGCTCTGAAGGATACGGCCATTGACAACCTGGCCTACGAGTACGCCAGAGAGGGTCTGTACGAGCAGGCCTATCAGCTCCTCAGCCGCTTCATCCAGGCCGAGGGGAGGGCGGCCAAGCTGAGCCGGCTGGTCAGAGCGCTGGAGGACTGCAAACTCACCGGCCTGGCCGAATCCATTCTGGATATACAGCCACGAGAATAA